A region from the Malus domestica chromosome 07, GDT2T_hap1 genome encodes:
- the LOC108173191 gene encoding uncharacterized mitochondrial protein AtMg00810-like, translated as MQGWELRQLDVKNAFLHGELQEEVFMKQPQGFQNPQHPNHVCKLLKSLYGLKQAPRACNAKFTSYLPSLDFQSSHSDPSLFVKVCGNDVVILLLYVDDIIITGSSSFLIQQVIAELSSAFDMKDMGKLTYFLGLQITYKDNGDIFINQSKYVTDLLHKAGMINCRPCSTPSKPHTQLLKDEGEPLADPTVYRSLVGALQYLTFTRPDIAYAVNYACQFMTTPTEAHVCLVKRILRYLKGTWQCGLTYSAQANMDLLAYSDADWAADINTRRSTTGYIVFLGSNPVSWQSKKQGSVSRSSTEAEYKALANAAADVAWIRLVLKDLHMFLPSVPLVHCDNLSTLALCSNPVFHTRIKHLDTDFHFVRERVQKGDLQVQYIPTEAQIADVLTKGLHSPLFVHHCSNLRLGYPS; from the coding sequence ATGCAAGGATGGGAATTGCGGCAGTTGGATGTAAAGAACGCTTTTCTTCATGGTGAATTACAAGAAGAAGTTTTTATGAAACAACCTCAGGGTTTTCAAAATCCTCAGCATCCTAATCATGTGTGCAAGCTTCTCAAGTCcttatatggtcttaaacagGCTCCAAGGGCATGTAATGCCAAGTTTACAAGTTATTTACCTTCTTTAGACTTTCAGTCATCTCATTCAGATCCTAGTTTGTTTGTGAAAGTGTGTGGGAATGATGTAGTGATCTTGttgttatatgtggatgatatcatcATCACAGGTTCTTCATCTTTCCTTATTCAACAAGTGATTGCTGAATTGAGTAGTGCTTTTGATATGAAGGACATGGGCAAGCTTACTTATTTTTTGGGACTTCAAATCACGTACAAAGATAATGGtgatatattcattaatcaatCCAAGTATGTGACTGATCTACTCCATAAGGCCGGCATGATAAATTGCAGACCTTGTTCCACTCCAAGTAAACCTCATACTCAATTGCTCAAAGATGAAGGAGAACCATTAGCTGATCCTACAGTTTACAGAAGTTTAGTTGGTGCATTGCAATATCTCACCTTTACACGGCCTGATATTGCATATGCGGTCAACTATGCTTGCCAATTCATGACAACTCCAACTGAAGCTCATGTCTGTCTCGTTAAAAGAATCCTCCGGTATTTGAAGGGTACATGGCAATGTGGATTAACTTACTCTGCTCAAGCCAATATGGATTTATTGGCTTatagtgatgctgattgggcagcaGATATAAATACAAGGAGGTCGACTACTGGTTACATTGTTTTTCTGGGCTCAAATCCTGTGTCCTGGCAGTCTAAGAAACAAGGCAGTGTTTCTCGAAGCTCAACGGAGGCTGAATATAAAGCCTTAGCTAATGCAGCAGCGGATGTGGCTTGGATCCGATTAGTTCTTAAGGATCTCCATATGTTTCTTCCTTCAGTACCATTGGTCCATTGTGATAATCTGTCTACATTGGCATTGTGTTCTAATCCAGTTTTTCATACTAGGATTAAACACTTAGATactgattttcattttgttcgtGAACGGGTGCAAAAAGGTGATCTGCAGGTACAGTATATTCCCACTGAGGCTCAGATTGCAGATGTCTTAACTAAAGGATTACATAGTCCTCTGTTTGTTCATCATTGTTCCAATCTCCGACTGGGATATCCCAGctga
- the LOC103432836 gene encoding zinc finger CCCH domain-containing protein 29, whose translation MCKVSKDKLSPSNFIMESEFQKQKSVLVELSASDNLDAFRTEVEEKGFHVDEAGFWYGRRIGSKQMGFEDRTPLMIAAMFGSTKVLKYIIESGMVDVNRSCGSDRVTALHCAAAGGSTASLEVVKLLLDASADANCVNAYGNRPVDLIAPALKSPCSSRRKAMEMLLRGDKSVMESDQIAIEEGDQRKVSSPQMPKEGSDKKEYPIDISLPDINNGIYGTDEFRMFTFKVKPCSRAYSHDWTECPFVHPGENARRRDPKKYPYSCVPCPEFRKGSCQKGDACEYAHGVFESWLHPAQYRTRLCKDETGCTRKVCFFAHRPEELRPVYASTGSAMPSPRSMSVSAADMATLSPLALGSSAMSMPITSTPPMSPLAAASSPKNGGLWQNKVSLTPPTLQLPGSRLKSACSARDLELEMELLGLDSHSSQQHQQHQQQQLWDEISRLSSSPPYSRLGELKPTNLEDAFGSFDPSLLSQLQAHSQKPSTPTHRQNMNQLRSSYPTNLSSSPVRKPSSFGLDSPSALAAAVMNSRSAAFAQQRSQSFIDRGAMNHLSGLNAPVNSSTMRQSSDWSSPGGKLDWGIQGDELNKLKKSASFGFRSNNAGTPPGFKPSAVDEPDVSWVNSLVKDVSSERSELFVADNKQRYRHLSNGAHEMLPSWVEQMYIEQEQRA comes from the coding sequence ATGTGCAAGGTTTCCAAAGATAAACTCAGCCCCTCAAATTTTATCATGGAAAGCGAATTCCAGAAGCAGAAATCGGTTTTGGTCGAATTGTCCGCCTCGGACAATCTCGATGCTTTCAGGACTGAAGTAGAAGAGAAGGGTTTCCATGTTGACGAGGCTGGCTTTTGGTATGGAAGAAGAATCGGGTCAAAGCAGATGGGGTTCGAAGATAGGACGCCGCTTATGATTGCTGCCATGTTTGGTAGCACTAAGGTTTTGAAGTATATAATTGAGTCTGGGATGGTTGATGTCAACAGGTCCTGCGGTTCAGATAGGGTCACTGCCCTTCACTGTGCCGCTGCTGGCGGTTCCACTGCTTCACTTGAGGTTGTCAAGCTCTTGCTTGATGCTTCCGCTGATGCTAATTGCGTCAATGCCTACGGAAACAGGCCCGTTGACTTGATTGCCCCGGCTTTGAAGTCGCCCTGCAGCTCAAGAAGGAAGGCCATGGAGATGCTGTTGAGAGGTGATAAGTCGGTTATGGAAAGCGATCAGATTGCTATCGAAGAGGGAGACCAACGGAAGGTATCGAGCCCCCAGATGCCGAAAGAGGGAAGTGATAAGAAAGAATATCCTATTGATATTTCATTGCCTGATATCAACAATGGGATATATGGTACAGATGAGTTCAGAATGTTCACTTTCAAGGTGAAGCCGTGCTCGAGGGCCTACTCTCATGACTGGACAGAGTGCCCTTTTGTTCATCCAGGCGAAAACGCAAGGAGGAGAGACCCAAAAAAGTACCCATACAGCTGTGTTCCCTGCCCCGAGTTCCGCAAAGGATCGTGCCAGAAGGGAGATGCTTGCGAGTATGCTCATGGTGTCTTTGAGTCCTGGCTTCATCCTGCTCAGTATCGAACCCGCCTTTGCAAAGATGAAACCGGTTGCACGAGGAAAGTGTGTTTCTTTGCTCACAGACCCGAAGAACTACGCCCGGTGTATGCTTCTACGGGTTCAGCCATGCCTTCACCAAGGTCAATGTCAGTCAGTGCTGCAGACATGGCAACCCTGAGCCCGTTAGCTCTAGGTTCATCAGCTATGTCTATGCCAATTACATCAACACCGCCCATGTCTCCACTGGCAGCCGCTTCTTCTCCTAAAAATGGAGGTTTGTGGCAGAACAAAGTTAGCCTCACCCCGCCTACCTTGCAGCTTCCCGGTAGCAGGCTAAAGAGCGCGTGTAGTGCCCGAGATTTGGAGTTGGAGATGGAATTGCTAGGACTAGATAGTCATTCAAGCCAACAACACCAGCAACACCAGCAACAGCAGTTGTGGGATGAGATATCTCGTCTCTCCTCCTCACCGCCCTACAGCAGGCTTGGAGAATTGAAGCCAACTAACCTTGAGGATGCTTTTGGATCCTTCGATCCTTCTTTGTTGTCTCAATTGCAGGCACACTCTCAAAAGCCTTCAACACCAACCCATCGCCAAAACATGAACCAGCTTCGTTCGAGTTACCCAACCAACTTGTCATCCTCTCCGGTGAGGAAGCCCTCATCATTCGGGCTTGACTCACCCAGTGCTCTTGCAGCAGCCGTTATGAATTCCAGGTCCGCTGCATTTGCACAACAGCGGAGCCAGAGTTTCATTGACCGCGGAGCAATGAACCATCTTTCCGGGCTTAATGCCCCAGTTAATTCTTCCACCATGAGGCAGTCTTCAGATTGGAGCTCACCTGGTGGGAAATTGGATTGGGGAATTCAAGGAGATGAGCTGAACAAGCTGAAGAAGTCTGCTTCATTCGGGTTCCGAAGTAACAATGCCGGAACACCACCTGGCTTTAAGCCATCGGCAGTTGACGAGCCGGATGTCTCTTGGGTCAATTCCCTGGTTAAAGACGTTTCTTCTGAGCGGTCCGAGCTGTTTGTTGCAGACAACAAGCAAAGGTATCGTCACCTCAGCAACGGGGCCCACGAAATGCTGCCGTCATGGGTGGAGCAGATGTACATAGAACAAGAGCAGAGGGCATAA